The DNA window AGACCGCAAGGACCACCGGCCCGATGAAGATACCGAGGATGCCGAAGGCGACGAGGCCTCCGATGACGCCCGCAAAGATCATGACCAGCGGCAGGTCTGCCCCTTTCCGGATGAGAACGGGACGGATTACGTTGTCGATGGTGACGGCGATGATCGACACGACGAGCAGGAGGGTCCCCCACAGCGCCCCGTCCTTCCCGTAGAGCCAGATCACGGCAGGAATCAGCACGAGAGCCGGACCGGCTTGCGCCAGGCAGAGCATGAACATCACCGCCGTCAGCACCCCCGGGGCGGGCACACCGGTGATGACGAGGCCGATGCTGCCGATGGACGTCTGGATAATCGCGGTTACGACGATCCCGAGCGCCACCCCCCGTATCGCCTTTGCGGACAGGTTGACGGCATCCTCTCCCTGCCTTCCGGCGAGGCGCCGCGCGAAACTGCGGACCCCCGAGGCCGCCGCTTCGCCCTTGGCATAGAGGATCGCGGAGACGATCACGATCAGAAGGAACTGGAGGAACATCATCAGGAGGCTGCCGGCCTGTGCCGCAAACCAGCGCAAGGCTTTTCCCGCGTAGGGCGTCAGCAGCGCGGAGAGTTCCTCCCGGGGGAGGGCCGCATACTGCCTCCAGGTGGCCGCGACTTTCGGCCCGGCTATCGGAATACGGTC is part of the Candidatus Deferrimicrobiaceae bacterium genome and encodes:
- the ydiK gene encoding AI-2E family transporter YdiK, giving the protein MNPDMNAKSPVTLDLTRTLLGALFIGTLIAASFWILLPFLTAILWATTIVVTTWPVLLGLQARVLDKRWFAVTVMTVLLLLVIIVPFSLAVSVIVDKVGDIAALGKSLAAFPIPSPPGWLDRIPIAGPKVAATWRQYAALPREELSALLTPYAGKALRWFAAQAGSLLMMFLQFLLIVIVSAILYAKGEAAASGVRSFARRLAGRQGEDAVNLSAKAIRGVALGIVVTAIIQTSIGSIGLVITGVPAPGVLTAVMFMLCLAQAGPALVLIPAVIWLYGKDGALWGTLLLVVSIIAVTIDNVIRPVLIRKGADLPLVMIFAGVIGGLVAFGILGIFIGPVVLAVSYALLKSWVLGDGREEEAAEGD